A DNA window from Leopardus geoffroyi isolate Oge1 chromosome A1, O.geoffroyi_Oge1_pat1.0, whole genome shotgun sequence contains the following coding sequences:
- the ATG12 gene encoding ubiquitin-like protein ATG12 isoform X1, translating to MAEEPESALQLPPSSTTDGEGPTEVSPETATPEPPSSAAVSPGTEEPAGDTKKKIDVLLKAVGDTPIMKTKKWAVERTRTIQGLIDFIKKFLKLVASEQLFIYVNQSFAPSPDQEVGTLYECFGSDGKLVLHYCKSQAWG from the exons ATGGCTGAGGAGCCGGAGTCTGCGCTGCAGCTCCCTCCTTCAAGTACTACTGATGGCGAAGGACCTACGGAGGTCTCCCCAGAAACAGCCACTCCGGAGCCTCCTTCTTCCGCTGCAGTCTCCCCAGGAACAGAGGAACCTGCCGGCgacaccaagaaaaaaa ttGATGTCCTCTTGAAGGCTGTGGGAGACACCCctataatgaaaacaaagaagtggGCTGTAGAGCGAACCCGAACCATTCAAGGACTCATTGACTTCATCAAAAAATTCCTTAAGCTTGTGGCCTCTGAACAGTTG TTTATTTATGTGAATCAGTCCTTTGCTCCCTCCCCAGACCAGGAGGTTGGAACCCTCTATGAG tgttttggCAGTGATGGTAAACTGGTCCTACATTACTGCAAATCTCAGGCCTGGGGATGA
- the ATG12 gene encoding ubiquitin-like protein ATG12 isoform X2: protein MAEEPESALQLPPSSTTDGEGPTEVSPETATPEPPSSAAVSPGTEEPAGDTKKKIYLCESVLCSLPRPGGWNPL, encoded by the exons ATGGCTGAGGAGCCGGAGTCTGCGCTGCAGCTCCCTCCTTCAAGTACTACTGATGGCGAAGGACCTACGGAGGTCTCCCCAGAAACAGCCACTCCGGAGCCTCCTTCTTCCGCTGCAGTCTCCCCAGGAACAGAGGAACCTGCCGGCgacaccaagaaaaaaa TTTATTTATGTGAATCAGTCCTTTGCTCCCTCCCCAGACCAGGAGGTTGGAACCCTCTATGA